Part of the Geobacter pickeringii genome, TGTCGCTGGGGTGCGCCATTCTCCACGAGCCTCCCATCGTCTTTCTCGACGAGCCGACCTCCGGCGTGGACCCGATCAGCCGCCGCAGTTTCTGGGATCTGATCTACCGCCTCGCCGGCGGCGGGGTCACGGTCTTTGTCACTACCCATTACATGGACGAAGCCGAGTACTGCGACCGTCTCGCCCTCATCTACCGGGGGGAAATCATCGCCCTCGGCACTCCGGAGGAGCTGAAGACCGACCGGATGACCGAGGAGATCGTGGAGGTGGCCTGCGACCGACCACAGGAACTAATGGAGGAGATCGAGACGATCCCCGGCGTGAAGCATGCGGCACTCTTCGGCCGGGGACTCCACGTGGTGACCGGTGACGCCGGGGGAGCGGTGCCGGCCATCGGCCGGATCCTCACCTCTCGGGGTGTCGAGGCAGAGCGGATCGAGAAGATCGTCCCGTCGCTGGAGGATGTCTTTGTCTCCCTCATCGAGGCCCGCGATCGGGAAGAAGGCGCACAACGGGAGTTCACCCGATGAGGATTCAGCGGATCAGAGCCGTGGCCCGCAAGGAGTTCATCCACGTTTTCCGGGACATCCGGAGCCTCATCATGGGGATCGCCATCCCGATGATGCTCCTCTTCCTCTTCGGCTACGCCCTCACCCTCGACGTGGACAACGTCCCCCTCATGGTTTGGGACCAGAGCGGCACCCCGGCAAGCCGCGATCTGGTGAGCCGGTTCAGCGGCTCGCGCTATTTCTCCCTTACGGGGTACGCCACCGACTACCGGGAGATCGAGCGGGCCATCGACCGCCGCGACGCCCTCATGGCCATCGTCATCCCCCGGGGCTTCGCCGAAAACCTCCGGGCGGGACGCCCCGTCCGGGTCCAGGCCGTCGTCGACGGGAGCGACTCCAACACCGCCACTACCGCGCTGGGCTACGCCGAGTTCATCACGGCAGGCTACAGCAGCGGCATCGCCCTGGAGCAGAGCCGGCGCGCCACCACCGACCTTCCCCGCCCTCCCCTCTCCCTTGAACCCCGGGTCTGGTTCAATGCCGATCTGGTCTCACGCAACGCCATCGTTCCCGGCCTCATCGCGGTCATCATGATGGTCATCGCCGCGCTCCTCACCTCCCTCACCGTGGCGCGGGAGTGGGAGACCGGCACCATGGAGCAGCTCATCTCCACCCCCCTCACCGGCGCGGAGCTGATCGTCGGCAAGCTCGTCCCCTACTTCTGCATCGGCCTCTTCGACCTTGTCGTCTCCCTCCTGGCCGGACGCTTCATCTTCCAGGTGCCGATGCGCGGCGAGCGACCGCTGCTCCTGGCCACCGCCATCCTCTTTCTCCTCGTGGCACTGGCCCTGGGGGTCTTCATCAGCATCGTCGGCAAAAGCCAGTTCGCCGCCAGCCAGTTCGCCATGGTGGCAACGCTGCTCCCCGCGTTTCTCCTGTCGGGGTTCGTCTTCCCCATCGCCAACATGCCGCTTCCGCTCCAGGCGATCACCCATGCCATTCCGGCCCGTTACTTCGTCACCATCCTGCGGGGGCTCTACCTGAAAGGGGTGGGGCTCACGGTGCTGGCAGGCGACATCCTCTTCCTCGCCGTATTCGGGGCCCTCGTCTTCGCCCTGGCGGTGCTGAAGTTCCGCAAGAGGATCGGG contains:
- a CDS encoding ABC transporter ATP-binding protein, whose amino-acid sequence is MTGTDYAVTIRELERRFGDFTAVNRISLDVRRGEIFGFLGPNGAGKSTTIRMLCGILPPSAGSGTVAGFDIVRDAEEIKKNIGYMSQKFSLYEDLTVEENIDFYAGIYKIPDGKRRERKEWVIGMAGLAEHRRSRTAILSGGWKQRLSLGCAILHEPPIVFLDEPTSGVDPISRRSFWDLIYRLAGGGVTVFVTTHYMDEAEYCDRLALIYRGEIIALGTPEELKTDRMTEEIVEVACDRPQELMEEIETIPGVKHAALFGRGLHVVTGDAGGAVPAIGRILTSRGVEAERIEKIVPSLEDVFVSLIEARDREEGAQREFTR
- a CDS encoding ABC transporter permease codes for the protein MRIQRIRAVARKEFIHVFRDIRSLIMGIAIPMMLLFLFGYALTLDVDNVPLMVWDQSGTPASRDLVSRFSGSRYFSLTGYATDYREIERAIDRRDALMAIVIPRGFAENLRAGRPVRVQAVVDGSDSNTATTALGYAEFITAGYSSGIALEQSRRATTDLPRPPLSLEPRVWFNADLVSRNAIVPGLIAVIMMVIAALLTSLTVAREWETGTMEQLISTPLTGAELIVGKLVPYFCIGLFDLVVSLLAGRFIFQVPMRGERPLLLATAILFLLVALALGVFISIVGKSQFAASQFAMVATLLPAFLLSGFVFPIANMPLPLQAITHAIPARYFVTILRGLYLKGVGLTVLAGDILFLAVFGALVFALAVLKFRKRIG